A section of the Streptomyces sp. NBC_00178 genome encodes:
- a CDS encoding helix-turn-helix transcriptional regulator — protein MLGPLGLDATAEAVYRALLCDPHATAPEHCKRLDLTPEQFDSVLSELTDLSLVRPATGEGAHRVHVVNPKLALETLLARQRAELAAREQQVRAGEAAVADLLSRLPASDPVTGGPPVVHLDGVDHVRDYLARLHEEVEEEIRTFATGGAQTVENMTASRPLNQRLLGRGVRMRTVYLDSIHNHAPTVTHVTWLASLGAEVRTAPSLSTRMIIADHRLALVALDDQDSSLGALVVGGRGLIAALEALFDSVWERAEPLGREEKQEEDALTRQQQETLRLLARGYTDEAIAKRLGVSPRTARRIATGLLGHLEARSRFQAGVHAAQQGYLRTAGPKP, from the coding sequence ATGCTCGGCCCCTTGGGTCTGGATGCCACGGCGGAGGCCGTGTACCGCGCGCTGCTCTGCGATCCACACGCGACGGCCCCGGAACACTGCAAGCGTCTTGACCTGACGCCTGAACAGTTCGACAGCGTACTGAGCGAGTTGACGGATCTGTCGCTCGTCCGGCCGGCGACCGGGGAGGGCGCCCACCGCGTCCACGTGGTCAATCCGAAGCTCGCGCTCGAGACGCTGCTGGCCCGCCAGCGGGCCGAACTCGCCGCGCGCGAACAGCAGGTACGGGCGGGCGAGGCGGCGGTGGCCGACCTGCTCAGCAGGCTGCCCGCCTCGGACCCCGTCACGGGCGGGCCCCCGGTGGTGCACCTGGACGGCGTGGACCACGTACGGGACTACCTGGCCCGGCTGCACGAGGAGGTGGAGGAGGAGATCCGGACCTTCGCCACGGGCGGGGCGCAGACCGTGGAGAACATGACCGCCTCCCGCCCGCTCAACCAGCGGCTGCTCGGGCGCGGGGTGCGGATGCGCACGGTCTACCTGGACAGCATCCACAACCACGCCCCCACGGTGACCCATGTGACCTGGCTGGCCTCACTGGGCGCCGAGGTCCGTACCGCGCCGTCCCTCAGCACCCGCATGATCATCGCCGACCACCGTCTGGCGCTGGTGGCACTGGACGACCAGGACTCCTCGCTGGGGGCGCTGGTGGTGGGCGGGCGGGGCCTCATCGCCGCCCTGGAGGCACTGTTCGACAGTGTCTGGGAGCGCGCGGAACCGCTGGGCCGCGAGGAGAAGCAGGAGGAGGACGCGCTGACCCGCCAGCAGCAGGAGACGCTGCGGTTGCTCGCCCGGGGGTACACGGACGAGGCGATAGCCAAGCGGCTGGGAGTCTCCCCGCGCACCGCCCGCCGCATCGCCACGGGCCTGCTCGGGCACCTGGAAGCCCGCAGTCGCTTCCAGGCGGGGGTGCACGCGGCGCAGCAGGGCTACCTGCGCACGGCCGGGCCGAAGCCGTAG
- a CDS encoding CGNR zinc finger domain-containing protein, with protein sequence MMHAFAGGAPALDFAGTLRYRHRSEPREDMHSPLALSVWFRESGILDRDIPCDAADLREAWTLREAVYHLILAKMSDRTPDQGTLTLVNDYARRPAPVPQLTPDGQRHVVDPSAAQAFAAIAQDTVSVLGGPEAALLKECGNPECSQVYIDRSRGSRREWCAMDPCGNKIKAAAYRARKRMNALKAASTRSR encoded by the coding sequence ATGATGCACGCGTTCGCAGGTGGCGCCCCGGCCCTCGACTTCGCAGGGACACTGCGCTATCGACACAGGTCCGAGCCCCGCGAAGACATGCACTCACCTCTGGCCCTCAGCGTGTGGTTCCGCGAGAGCGGCATCCTGGACCGTGACATCCCGTGCGACGCGGCTGACCTCCGCGAGGCCTGGACACTCCGGGAGGCCGTCTACCACCTGATCCTGGCGAAGATGTCCGACAGGACCCCGGACCAGGGCACCCTGACGCTCGTCAACGACTACGCCCGCAGGCCGGCACCCGTCCCGCAGCTCACCCCGGACGGACAGCGGCACGTCGTCGACCCGTCGGCCGCCCAGGCCTTCGCCGCCATCGCACAGGACACCGTGTCGGTCCTCGGCGGCCCCGAGGCGGCACTGCTCAAGGAATGCGGAAACCCCGAGTGCTCACAGGTCTACATCGACCGCTCCCGGGGGTCGCGGCGGGAATGGTGCGCCATGGACCCGTGCGGCAACAAGATCAAAGCCGCGGCGTACCGGGCCCGCAAGCGGATGAACGCCCTGAAGGCGGCCTCCACCCGCTCGCGATAG
- a CDS encoding LacI family DNA-binding transcriptional regulator: MADVARVAGVSSATVSYVLSGKRPVAPETRAAVESAISDLGFSVNATARSLRTGRSSLVALIVSDIANPFFAQLAATLQEELRGLGLHVVVCSTWARRDEERALLAEAVQQRFAGVVITPFRLRPQDFQLIADAGIPVVVSADVSFGPLDLVTPDARAATRSALERVASAQRRRIAVIAGPRDATGGDPRLELLRSLALQYGMPLPHELVVRGEHTRQAGAAGFEELMSRPHRPDAVFCSNDVIAVGAMDKAHEMGIDIPGDVALVGHDDASFASLVRPRLTTIRYPAADVGRAAARLLTERLHGGRDVHRTVRIKAEFVARATV; the protein is encoded by the coding sequence ATGGCCGATGTCGCTCGTGTGGCCGGAGTGTCCTCCGCCACGGTCTCGTACGTTCTGTCGGGCAAGCGCCCGGTCGCACCCGAGACCCGAGCCGCGGTCGAAAGCGCCATCTCGGATCTGGGGTTCTCCGTGAACGCCACGGCACGCAGCCTGCGGACGGGCAGGTCGAGTCTCGTCGCGCTGATCGTGTCCGACATCGCGAACCCGTTCTTCGCGCAACTCGCCGCCACTCTGCAGGAGGAGTTGCGGGGGCTCGGACTGCACGTGGTCGTGTGCAGCACCTGGGCGCGGCGCGACGAGGAGCGTGCGCTGCTGGCCGAGGCGGTGCAGCAGCGGTTCGCCGGGGTCGTGATCACGCCGTTCCGGCTGCGGCCGCAGGACTTCCAGCTGATCGCGGACGCCGGAATACCCGTCGTGGTCAGCGCCGACGTCTCGTTCGGTCCGCTCGACCTCGTGACGCCCGACGCGCGGGCGGCCACCCGGAGCGCCCTGGAGCGGGTCGCCTCGGCACAGCGCCGGCGCATAGCCGTGATCGCGGGCCCCCGGGACGCGACGGGCGGGGATCCGCGTCTGGAGCTCCTGCGCTCCCTGGCCCTCCAGTACGGCATGCCGCTGCCGCACGAGCTGGTGGTGAGGGGCGAGCACACCCGTCAAGCCGGAGCTGCCGGGTTCGAGGAACTCATGAGCCGGCCGCACCGACCCGACGCCGTCTTCTGCAGCAACGACGTCATCGCCGTCGGCGCGATGGACAAGGCCCACGAGATGGGCATCGACATCCCCGGTGACGTGGCGCTCGTCGGCCACGACGACGCCTCCTTCGCATCGTTGGTGAGGCCCCGGCTGACGACGATCCGGTATCCGGCGGCAGACGTGGGCCGTGCGGCCGCCCGCCTGCTGACCGAACGCCTGCACGGCGGACGCGACGTGCACAGGACCGTGCGGATCAAGGCGGAGTTCGTCGCACGCGCGACCGTCTGA
- a CDS encoding beta-galactosidase — translation MNPSLADLTRRLGGIAYGGDYNPEQWPRETWAEDARLMRRAGVNLVTLGVFSWSRIQPRPGVRTWDLLDEVMDLLHRHGIAVDLATPTAAPPPWFTRMHPDARPVTASGTRLAQGSRQVFCPSSPAYARAADALVAELASRYADHPALALWHVHNEWGNHNALCYCDTSAGAFRAWLRDRYKTLDAVNEAWGTDFWSQRYGEWEEIDPPRDTTAFRNPGQELDYRRFSSDALLERHRAETALLRRAAPHIPVTTNLMGTLEKKVDGYAFAAECDAVSIDHYLPAADPGGHIDLALNADLARGMAAGRPWLLMEHSTSAVNWQPVNVAKRPGETRRNSLTHLARGADGLMFFQWRQSRAGAEKWHSAMLPHAGTDSRVFKEVTALGAELRSLREVAGTHVAGDVAVLFDWHSWWALELQARPSGEFRYLDAVRDWYEALWRLNVTCDVVAPGADLTSYRAVVAPGLYLLSGQDAGNLTRYVERGGHLAVGCFGGVVDAYDRVHPGAHPGALRETLGLVVDEYLPLRPDDEVRLEDGTGVRQWAERVESRGCRTVLGFADGPEGGPARGGPAVTRHDFGQGVGWYTAARLSADALLPVVRALCDEAGVTPAASTPPGVEAVRRVGGKGSYLFLINHTEDTVSVAVDGVGLADAEILEGEARVPPGGVVVVRESTPPGGCGTRRSSAPRGVLA, via the coding sequence ATGAACCCCTCCCTGGCCGACCTCACCCGCCGCCTCGGCGGCATCGCCTACGGCGGCGACTACAACCCCGAGCAGTGGCCTCGCGAGACCTGGGCGGAGGACGCCCGTCTGATGCGCCGGGCGGGCGTCAACCTCGTCACCCTCGGCGTGTTCTCCTGGTCCCGGATCCAGCCACGACCCGGTGTCCGCACATGGGACCTGCTCGACGAGGTCATGGACCTGTTGCACCGTCACGGCATCGCCGTGGACCTCGCCACCCCCACGGCCGCCCCGCCGCCCTGGTTCACGCGTATGCACCCGGATGCCAGGCCCGTGACCGCCTCCGGAACCCGGCTGGCGCAAGGCAGCAGGCAGGTCTTCTGCCCCAGCAGCCCCGCCTACGCCCGAGCGGCCGACGCCCTCGTCGCGGAACTGGCGTCCCGCTACGCCGACCACCCCGCGCTCGCCCTGTGGCACGTCCACAACGAGTGGGGGAACCACAACGCGCTCTGCTACTGCGACACCAGCGCCGGAGCTTTCCGGGCCTGGCTGCGGGACCGGTACAAAACACTCGACGCGGTCAACGAGGCCTGGGGCACCGACTTCTGGAGTCAGCGCTACGGCGAGTGGGAGGAGATCGATCCTCCTCGTGACACGACCGCGTTCCGCAACCCCGGACAGGAACTCGACTACCGCCGCTTCTCGTCGGACGCCCTGCTCGAACGGCATCGCGCCGAGACGGCCCTGCTGCGCCGGGCCGCTCCGCACATCCCCGTCACGACCAACCTGATGGGGACGCTGGAGAAGAAGGTCGACGGATACGCCTTCGCCGCCGAGTGCGACGCCGTCTCGATCGACCACTACCTTCCCGCCGCCGATCCCGGCGGACACATCGATCTGGCACTCAACGCGGATCTCGCGCGGGGCATGGCCGCCGGCCGGCCCTGGCTGCTCATGGAACACTCCACCTCCGCCGTCAACTGGCAGCCGGTCAACGTGGCGAAGCGGCCGGGTGAGACACGACGCAACAGCCTCACCCACCTGGCGCGGGGTGCGGACGGGCTGATGTTCTTCCAGTGGCGGCAGTCCCGTGCGGGGGCGGAGAAATGGCACTCCGCGATGCTGCCCCACGCGGGAACCGACAGCCGCGTCTTCAAGGAGGTCACCGCGCTCGGCGCCGAACTGCGGTCCCTCCGTGAAGTGGCCGGCACCCATGTGGCCGGTGACGTGGCCGTGCTGTTCGACTGGCACAGCTGGTGGGCTCTGGAACTCCAGGCCCGCCCCTCCGGCGAGTTCCGTTACCTGGACGCGGTGCGCGACTGGTACGAGGCGCTCTGGAGGCTCAACGTCACCTGCGACGTCGTCGCTCCGGGCGCCGACCTCACGTCGTACCGGGCCGTCGTCGCGCCCGGCCTCTACCTCCTGTCAGGGCAGGATGCCGGCAACCTCACCCGTTACGTCGAGCGGGGCGGGCACCTCGCGGTCGGCTGCTTCGGCGGCGTCGTCGACGCGTACGACCGCGTGCATCCCGGCGCCCACCCGGGCGCGCTGCGGGAGACGCTCGGCCTCGTCGTCGACGAGTACCTGCCCCTGAGACCCGACGACGAGGTCCGGCTGGAGGACGGCACCGGCGTGCGCCAATGGGCGGAACGCGTGGAGTCCCGCGGCTGCCGCACGGTCCTCGGCTTCGCCGACGGCCCCGAGGGTGGTCCGGCCCGCGGTGGTCCCGCGGTGACGCGCCACGATTTCGGGCAGGGCGTCGGCTGGTACACGGCGGCCCGGCTGTCGGCGGACGCGCTGCTCCCCGTGGTGCGTGCGCTGTGCGACGAGGCCGGAGTCACTCCCGCGGCGTCCACCCCGCCGGGCGTGGAGGCGGTGCGGCGTGTGGGCGGGAAGGGGTCGTACCTGTTCCTGATCAATCACACCGAGGACACCGTGTCGGTCGCGGTCGACGGCGTGGGCCTGGCGGACGCCGAGATCCTGGAGGGCGAGGCGCGGGTGCCTCCCGGGGGCGTGGTCGTGGTGCGCGAGAGCACCCCGCCGGGTGGCTGCGGCACGCGGCGCTCGTCGGCCCCTCGGGGAGTCCTCGCCTGA
- a CDS encoding organic hydroperoxide resistance protein — translation MPHTYTAAVKVTGEGRNGGHARSDDGLLDTGLSLPKELGGAGTATNPEQLFAAGWSACFLGAVRLAAAERKIRLTSTEIDTEVSLDHGDDGFSLAAVLNLRVGGITQTEAEDLADAAHQICPYSKAVRGNIPVTVNAVAV, via the coding sequence ATGCCGCACACCTACACCGCCGCCGTGAAGGTCACCGGCGAGGGCCGCAACGGCGGCCACGCCCGATCCGACGACGGTCTGCTGGACACCGGCCTGTCACTCCCGAAGGAACTCGGCGGCGCCGGCACGGCCACCAACCCCGAGCAGCTCTTCGCGGCGGGCTGGTCCGCCTGCTTCCTGGGCGCTGTCCGCCTCGCGGCCGCTGAGCGCAAGATCCGGCTGACCAGCACCGAGATCGACACCGAGGTGTCGCTGGACCACGGCGACGACGGGTTCTCCCTTGCCGCCGTGCTCAACCTCCGAGTCGGTGGAATCACGCAGACCGAGGCCGAGGACCTCGCCGACGCCGCCCACCAGATCTGCCCCTACTCCAAGGCCGTCCGCGGGAACATACCCGTCACGGTCAACGCCGTCGCCGTCTGA
- a CDS encoding carbohydrate ABC transporter permease produces the protein MSILTRTDGSHAPSAAAGRRPRAGASTVIAMVFMVLIAGYMLLPVYWLLVSSTKSQGDLVTTPGLLPARWHLGENLAALFDHQDGVYSRWLLNSLLYAGAGSAVATVLAAAAGYALATYAFRGREAVFSVILGGVLVPATALALPLFLLFAEFDATNTFWSVFLPSVVSPFGVYLSRIFAAASVPDEVVEAARMDGASEFRIFRTIAMRLMSPALVTVFLFQFVVIWNNFLLPLVMLQDERLYPVTLGLFTWQSQTSRLPELQTLTIVGALVSVVPIVLTFLLLQRYWRAGLAAGAVKS, from the coding sequence ATGAGCATCCTCACCCGCACCGACGGGTCCCACGCTCCCTCGGCGGCGGCCGGCCGCAGGCCCCGTGCGGGCGCCTCGACCGTGATCGCCATGGTCTTCATGGTCCTGATCGCCGGTTACATGCTGCTCCCCGTGTACTGGCTGCTGGTGTCGTCCACCAAGAGCCAGGGCGACCTCGTCACGACACCCGGGCTCCTGCCGGCCCGGTGGCACCTCGGTGAGAACCTCGCCGCGCTCTTCGACCACCAGGACGGCGTGTACTCCCGATGGCTGCTGAACAGCCTGCTGTACGCGGGTGCGGGATCGGCCGTCGCGACGGTGCTCGCCGCCGCGGCCGGCTACGCCCTGGCCACGTACGCGTTCCGGGGCCGTGAAGCGGTGTTCTCGGTCATCCTCGGCGGGGTGCTCGTGCCGGCGACCGCGCTCGCGCTGCCGCTGTTCCTGCTGTTCGCCGAGTTCGACGCCACCAACACGTTCTGGTCCGTGTTCCTGCCCAGCGTCGTCAGCCCCTTCGGCGTCTACCTCTCGCGCATCTTCGCCGCCGCGTCCGTCCCGGACGAAGTGGTGGAGGCCGCGCGCATGGACGGCGCGAGCGAGTTCCGGATCTTCCGCACGATCGCGATGCGCCTGATGTCCCCGGCGCTCGTCACGGTTTTCCTGTTCCAGTTCGTCGTCATCTGGAACAACTTCCTTCTCCCCCTGGTGATGCTGCAGGACGAGCGTCTCTACCCCGTCACGCTCGGCCTGTTCACCTGGCAGTCCCAGACCAGCCGCCTGCCCGAGCTGCAGACGCTCACCATCGTCGGCGCCCTGGTGTCCGTCGTACCCATCGTGCTCACGTTCCTCCTCCTGCAGCGCTACTGGCGCGCCGGACTCGCCGCCGGAGCCGTCAAGTCATGA
- a CDS encoding Bax inhibitor-1/YccA family protein has translation MKSSNPLLRQWMTRGDTSGGAARPTAVAGGRGVVTPSLATIDLRKDAGAAYGPGSAPSARGADGIMTMDDVIVRTAMTLGTVVLAAVLSWVLLPVDPMRIGTSYGIAGAAALAAFTLSMVQAFKRRPSPALILAYAALEGVFLGVVSATVSTYIAPGTVIQAVLGTMAVFAGVLIAYRLGWIRVTRRFYGFVAAAGLGYALLTLANLLFSAFGGHDGLGFRSGGPGIAFGLLGVVLAAAFLALHFKQVEDEVRHGAPREDSWLAAFGLTLTLVWLYVELLNLLTLVREEDVF, from the coding sequence CTGAAGAGCAGTAATCCGCTCCTCCGACAGTGGATGACCCGGGGCGACACCTCCGGCGGAGCGGCGCGCCCCACCGCCGTGGCGGGCGGGAGGGGTGTGGTGACGCCGTCGCTGGCCACGATCGACCTGCGCAAGGACGCCGGAGCCGCCTACGGCCCCGGATCCGCCCCCTCCGCGCGAGGTGCCGACGGGATCATGACGATGGACGACGTGATCGTCCGTACGGCCATGACGCTTGGGACGGTCGTCCTCGCGGCGGTCCTGTCCTGGGTCCTGCTGCCGGTGGATCCGATGCGGATCGGTACGTCGTACGGAATCGCCGGCGCCGCCGCCCTGGCCGCCTTCACGCTGTCCATGGTGCAGGCGTTCAAGCGCCGGCCGAGCCCGGCTCTGATCCTTGCGTACGCGGCGCTCGAGGGCGTGTTCCTCGGAGTCGTCTCCGCCACGGTCTCCACCTACATCGCCCCCGGCACGGTCATCCAGGCCGTCCTGGGCACGATGGCGGTCTTCGCCGGAGTGCTGATCGCGTACCGGCTGGGCTGGATCCGCGTCACCCGCCGCTTCTACGGCTTCGTGGCCGCCGCGGGCCTCGGCTACGCGCTGCTCACCCTGGCGAACCTTCTGTTCTCCGCCTTCGGAGGCCACGACGGACTCGGCTTCCGCAGCGGCGGTCCCGGCATCGCCTTCGGCCTCCTCGGCGTCGTACTGGCGGCAGCGTTCCTGGCCCTGCACTTCAAGCAGGTCGAGGACGAGGTCCGGCACGGCGCTCCCCGTGAGGACTCCTGGCTCGCCGCCTTCGGGCTCACCCTCACCCTGGTGTGGCTCTACGTGGAACTGCTCAACCTGCTCACCCTGGTGCGGGAGGAGGACGTCTTCTGA
- a CDS encoding ABC transporter substrate-binding protein, translated as MRDRTSLARRCTLGVAVLALTAATACGSGDGDQGGADSASCKPSEDKVTLDYWSWVPGMQKAVDVWNEKNPDVQVTLKTTPSGNAGTYQNLSNALKADKAPDLGQIEYDSLASFRMKSGLRDISACPGVSDAGQKFVDWTWSQVEFGADGKDGVWAVPQDTGPMALFYRKDIFDKLGLKAPTTWEEYAADARTLKTAGKYITHYSQTDPNWFTGLLWQNKATMFEREGDKWKVTVDRPESRQVADYWQKMIDDKLVATDLQGFSPALYKAWNDGEVVTWISAAWGYSTIRDNAKSTGGKWAVAPMPQWKAGDRQAGNWGGSTTAVLGGSEHPAEAAEFALWLNSDPEALAILNREGGLYPALKAGLDLPALEQPVDFYGKQKIFDVFAQASADVDTDFTWGPTMTDTYRYLSDGTADVIGGKGTLGDVLERTGAQSVDSLRKQSLDVTG; from the coding sequence ATGCGCGATCGCACTTCCCTGGCCAGGCGCTGCACGCTCGGCGTGGCGGTGCTGGCCCTCACGGCCGCGACGGCGTGCGGCAGCGGCGACGGCGATCAGGGCGGTGCGGACTCCGCATCGTGCAAGCCGTCCGAAGACAAGGTCACGCTGGACTACTGGTCCTGGGTGCCGGGCATGCAGAAGGCCGTCGACGTCTGGAACGAGAAGAACCCGGACGTCCAGGTCACGTTGAAGACGACCCCCTCCGGCAACGCCGGCACCTACCAGAACCTCTCCAATGCCCTCAAGGCGGACAAGGCCCCGGACCTCGGCCAGATCGAGTACGACTCACTCGCCAGCTTCCGGATGAAGAGCGGCCTGCGGGACATCTCCGCCTGCCCCGGTGTGAGCGACGCCGGGCAGAAGTTCGTGGACTGGACGTGGTCGCAGGTCGAGTTCGGGGCCGACGGCAAGGACGGCGTCTGGGCCGTGCCCCAGGACACCGGCCCCATGGCCCTGTTCTACCGCAAGGACATATTCGACAAGCTGGGCCTCAAGGCGCCCACCACGTGGGAGGAGTACGCGGCGGACGCCCGCACGCTGAAGACGGCGGGCAAGTACATCACCCACTACTCGCAGACCGACCCGAACTGGTTCACCGGCCTCCTGTGGCAGAACAAGGCCACGATGTTCGAGCGCGAGGGCGACAAGTGGAAGGTGACCGTGGACCGGCCGGAAAGCCGTCAGGTCGCCGACTACTGGCAGAAGATGATCGACGACAAGCTCGTCGCCACCGACCTCCAGGGCTTCTCCCCCGCGTTGTACAAGGCGTGGAACGACGGCGAGGTCGTCACCTGGATCAGCGCGGCATGGGGCTACAGCACCATCCGGGACAACGCGAAGAGCACCGGCGGAAAGTGGGCCGTCGCCCCGATGCCGCAGTGGAAGGCGGGTGACCGGCAGGCGGGCAACTGGGGCGGTTCCACCACGGCGGTGCTCGGCGGCAGCGAACACCCGGCGGAGGCGGCCGAGTTCGCGCTCTGGCTCAACTCCGACCCCGAGGCCCTGGCGATCCTCAACCGGGAAGGCGGTCTCTACCCGGCTCTGAAGGCCGGCCTCGACCTGCCGGCCCTCGAGCAGCCGGTCGACTTCTACGGCAAGCAGAAGATCTTCGACGTCTTCGCCCAGGCCTCGGCCGACGTGGACACCGACTTCACGTGGGGCCCCACGATGACCGACACCTACCGCTACCTCAGCGACGGGACCGCCGACGTCATCGGCGGCAAGGGCACCCTCGGCGACGTGCTCGAGCGCACCGGCGCACAGAGCGTGGACTCCCTACGCAAGCAGTCGCTCGACGTGACCGGCTGA
- a CDS encoding carbohydrate ABC transporter permease — MIPTRTPAGARRRPRRTLAPYAFLAPFLIPFVLFTLAPVGYAFWQSLHRTERTGGTFGRTHSVFAGSDQYAAVVKEPFFADSVLRVVGFALVQIPVMLLLALVLALLLDSAVARAKRFFRLVYFVPYGIPGVVAALMWAFLYDPRLSPVVDLLHSAGTHVDLLGPGAILWSIGNVVTWTYTGYNMLILYAALQAVPADIGEAARVDGASGWTVALRIKIPIIRPALVLTGVFSIIGTFQLFTEPQVFRSIATSVTSTYTPNLAAYSLASGDNYSEAAALSVLLAVVTFALSFAFLRFTSRGQA; from the coding sequence GTGATACCCACCAGAACACCGGCCGGGGCGCGCCGCCGCCCGCGCCGCACCCTCGCCCCCTACGCCTTCCTCGCCCCCTTCCTCATCCCCTTCGTCCTCTTCACCCTCGCGCCGGTCGGATACGCGTTCTGGCAGAGCCTGCACAGGACCGAGCGCACCGGCGGGACCTTCGGCCGGACCCACTCCGTCTTCGCCGGATCCGACCAGTACGCGGCGGTCGTGAAGGAGCCCTTCTTCGCCGACAGCGTGCTCCGTGTCGTGGGGTTCGCTCTCGTCCAGATCCCGGTCATGCTCCTGCTGGCCCTGGTCCTTGCCCTGCTCCTGGACTCGGCCGTCGCACGCGCCAAGCGCTTCTTCCGGCTGGTCTACTTCGTCCCATACGGCATTCCGGGTGTCGTGGCCGCACTGATGTGGGCCTTCCTCTACGACCCGCGGCTGTCGCCCGTCGTCGACCTGCTGCACTCGGCGGGAACCCACGTCGACCTTCTCGGGCCCGGCGCGATCCTGTGGTCCATCGGCAACGTCGTGACCTGGACGTACACCGGCTACAACATGCTGATCCTCTACGCCGCCCTGCAGGCCGTGCCCGCCGACATCGGGGAGGCCGCCCGGGTGGACGGTGCGAGTGGATGGACCGTCGCCCTGCGCATCAAGATCCCGATCATCCGTCCCGCCCTCGTACTCACCGGGGTGTTCTCCATCATCGGCACCTTCCAGCTCTTCACGGAACCACAGGTCTTCCGGTCGATCGCCACGAGCGTGACGAGCACCTACACGCCCAACCTCGCCGCCTACTCCCTGGCATCCGGGGACAACTACAGCGAGGCGGCCGCCCTGTCGGTCCTGCTCGCGGTGGTGACGTTCGCACTGTCCTTCGCGTTCCTCCGCTTCACCTCCCGGGGGCAGGCATGA